A genomic segment from Aegilops tauschii subsp. strangulata cultivar AL8/78 chromosome 1, Aet v6.0, whole genome shotgun sequence encodes:
- the LOC109762801 gene encoding histone H4, with translation MSGRGKGGKGLGKGGAKRHRKVLRDNIQGITKPAIRRLARRGGVKRISGLIYEETRGVLKIFLENVIRDAVTYTEHARRKTVTAMDVVYALKRQGRTLYGFGG, from the coding sequence ATGTCCGGGCGCGGCAAGGGAGGCAAGGGGCTCGGCAAGGGCGGTGCCAAGCGCCACAGGAAGGTTCTGCGCGACAACATCCAgggcatcaccaagccggcgatCCGGCGGCtggcgcggcgcggcggcgtgAAGCGCATCTCGGGGCTCATCtacgaggagacccgcggcgtGCTCAAGATCTTCCTCGAGAACGTCATCCGCGACGCCGTCACCTACACCGAGCACGCCCGCCGCAAGACCGTCACCGCCATGGACGTCGTCTACGCGCTCAAGCGCCAGGGCCGCACCCTCTATGGCTTCGGCGGCTAG